The proteins below are encoded in one region of Macrobrachium rosenbergii isolate ZJJX-2024 chromosome 29, ASM4041242v1, whole genome shotgun sequence:
- the LOC136854385 gene encoding uncharacterized protein, whose product MKGLQLFFVCCLTAAVFAQEKKNEGNTRFFGGLNQGFGGGLNPGFGGVNPGLGGGFGGGINPGFGGGFGGVSNTCRRWCRTPEGQAYCCESNNEPDTIPFVKPGVCPPVRPQCPPVRNFAPPQTCSNDSKCGGVDKCCYDRCLEEHVCKPPVGSSGFGGFGFGR is encoded by the exons ATGAAG GGACTTCAGCTTTTCTTCGTCTGCTGTCTGACAGCTGCTGTCTTTGCACAGGAAAAAAAGAATGAGGGAAATACTCGTTTCTTTGGAGGATTAAACCAAGGCTTTGGAGGAGGACTAAACCCAGGATTTGGAGGTGTTAATCCAGGACTTGGAGGTGGTTTTGGAGGTGGAATCAACCCAGGCTTTGGTGGAGGATTCGGAGGAGTTTCCAACACCTGCAGACGTTGGTGCCGAACTCCTGAGGGACAGGCATACTGCTGTGAGAGCAACAATGAGCCTGACACCATTCCCTTCGTGAAGCCAGGTGTATGCCCTCCCGTCAGGCCTCAGTGCCCACCCGTCAGGAACTTTGCCCCTCCTCAGACATGCTCCAACGACAGCAAGTGCGGAGGAGTAGACAAGTGCTGCTACGACAGGTGTCTTGAGGAACACGTGTGCAAACCCCCTGTTGGGTCTTCCGGCTTTGGTGGATTCGGTTTTGGAAGATAA
- the LOC136854387 gene encoding hyastatin-like, with protein MKGLLLVCCLTAAAFAQEKKNEGSTRFFGGLNQGFGGGLNPGLGGVNPGLGGGFGGGINPGLGGGFGGVSNTCRRWCRTPEGQAYCCESNNEPDTIPFVKPGVCPPVRPQCPPVRNFAPPQTCSNDSKCGGIDKCCYDKCLEEHVCKPPVGSSGFGGIGFGR; from the exons ATGAAG GGACTCTTACTCGTCTGCTGTCTGACAGCTGCTGCCTTTGCTCaggaaaagaagaatgaaggaaGTACTCGTTTCTTTGGAGGATTAAACCAAGGTTTTGGAGGAGGACTGAACCCAGGACTTGGTGGTGTTAATCCAGGACTTGGAGGTGGCTTTGGAGGCGGAATTAACCCAGGCTTGGGAGGAGGTTTCGGAGGAGTTTCCAATACCTGCAGACGCTGGTGCAGAACTCCCGAGGGACAGGCATACTGCTGCGAGAGCAACAATGAGCCTGACACCATTCCCTTCGTGAAGCCAGGTGTATGCCCTCCCGTCAGGCCTCAATGCCCACCCGTCAGGAACTTTGCCCCTCCTCAGACATGCTCCAATGACAGCAAGTGCGGAGGCATTGACAAGTGCTGCTACGACAAGTGTCTTGAGGAACACGTGTGCAAACCCCCAGTTGGGTCTTCCGGCTTCGGTGGAATCGGTTTTGGAAGATAA